The Amycolatopsis viridis genome window below encodes:
- the miaA gene encoding tRNA (adenosine(37)-N6)-dimethylallyltransferase MiaA, translating into MNPIAVVGPTATGKSELAITIARAVGGEVVNADALQLYRGMDIGTAKVPEAERCGITHHLLDVLEVTETASVAAYQRDARAVIERLLAEGTVPVLAGGSGLYVQAVLDDLRFPGTDPSVRARLEAEAAEVGAPVLHARLSSLDPAAATAILPSNTRRIVRALEVIEITGQPFSANLPEPGPARYGTLLIGIDRDTADLDRRVEVRVDRMFAAGLVAEVESLLERGLREGRTASRALGYQQVLAELDGGRDFAAAAEATKQATRRFVRRQRSWFRRDARIRWFDGADPDVAARVLSVLAQ; encoded by the coding sequence GTGAACCCGATCGCCGTCGTCGGCCCCACCGCGACCGGCAAGTCCGAGCTCGCCATCACGATCGCCCGGGCGGTCGGCGGTGAGGTGGTCAACGCCGACGCGCTCCAGCTCTACCGCGGCATGGACATCGGCACCGCGAAGGTGCCCGAGGCGGAGCGCTGCGGCATCACCCACCACCTGCTCGACGTCCTCGAGGTCACCGAGACGGCTTCGGTCGCGGCCTACCAGCGCGACGCGCGGGCCGTCATCGAACGCCTGCTGGCCGAGGGCACGGTCCCGGTGCTGGCCGGCGGTTCCGGTCTGTACGTGCAGGCCGTGCTCGACGACCTGCGCTTCCCGGGCACCGACCCCTCGGTGCGGGCGCGGCTGGAGGCCGAAGCGGCCGAGGTCGGCGCCCCGGTCCTGCACGCGCGGCTGAGCAGCCTCGACCCCGCCGCGGCCACCGCGATCCTGCCCAGCAACACCCGCCGGATCGTCCGGGCACTGGAGGTCATCGAGATCACCGGGCAGCCGTTCTCGGCGAACCTGCCCGAACCCGGCCCGGCACGCTACGGCACCCTGCTGATCGGCATCGACCGGGACACCGCGGACCTGGACCGCCGGGTCGAGGTGCGCGTGGACCGCATGTTCGCGGCGGGCCTGGTCGCCGAGGTGGAGTCGCTGCTGGAGCGGGGCCTGCGGGAGGGCAGGACCGCCTCCCGGGCGCTGGGGTACCAGCAGGTGCTGGCCGAGCTGGACGGCGGCCGGGACTTCGCGGCCGCGGCCGAGGCCACCAAGCAGGCGACGCGCCGATTCGTTCGCAGGCAACGATCCTGGTTCCGTCGCGACGCCCGGATCCGGTGGTTCGACGGCGCGGACCCGGACGTGGCCGCGCGAGTGCTCTCCGTGCTGGCCCAGTAG
- a CDS encoding Rv2732c family membrane protein — translation MTDDYDRLAADVDHAVTKASRTVELGRRGFVIAVLVFVLLVGQLLPWVGDHVGWEVLLGRGGGIPQLFATTSTVIGVLASALTLMTRRWWLAWVCAMGGWFASVDGLLAIWSQQSSVANGATGRGPGIGMIIALIAMILLAAQWMRTAWSRT, via the coding sequence GTGACCGACGACTACGACCGGCTCGCCGCGGACGTCGATCACGCCGTGACCAAGGCGTCCCGGACGGTCGAGCTCGGCCGCCGCGGATTCGTCATCGCGGTGCTCGTGTTCGTGCTGCTGGTCGGGCAGCTGCTGCCCTGGGTCGGGGACCACGTCGGCTGGGAGGTGCTGCTCGGCCGTGGCGGCGGCATCCCGCAGCTGTTCGCCACCACGTCCACCGTGATCGGTGTGCTGGCCTCGGCGCTGACCCTGATGACCCGCCGCTGGTGGCTGGCGTGGGTGTGCGCGATGGGCGGCTGGTTCGCCTCCGTCGACGGGCTGCTCGCGATCTGGTCGCAGCAGTCATCGGTGGCCAACGGCGCCACCGGCCGCGGGCCCGGGATCGGCATGATCATCGCCCTGATCGCGATGATCCTGCTGGCCGCCCAGTGGATGCGCACCGCCTGGTCCCGCACCTGA
- a CDS encoding amino acid ABC transporter ATP-binding protein, with the protein MIRAAGVNKFFGDLHVLKDINLEVPQGQVVVVLGPSGSGKSTLCRAINRLEPIDSGEISVDGQPLPAEGKALAALRAEVGMVFQSFNLFAHKTIVENVMLAPVKVRRIRPNEARKTAMELLDRVGIANQAQKYPAQLSGGQQQRAAIARALAMKPKVMLFDEPTSALDPEMVQEVLDTMTGLAREGMTMLVVTHEMGFARRAANRVVFMADGEIVEDTTPDEFFTKPRSDRAKDFLGKILTH; encoded by the coding sequence ATGATCAGGGCTGCCGGCGTGAACAAGTTCTTCGGCGACCTGCACGTGCTCAAGGACATCAACCTGGAAGTGCCGCAGGGCCAGGTCGTGGTGGTCCTCGGGCCGTCCGGCTCCGGCAAGTCCACGCTGTGCCGTGCGATCAACCGGCTGGAGCCGATCGACTCCGGGGAGATCTCGGTGGACGGTCAGCCGCTGCCCGCGGAGGGCAAGGCGCTGGCCGCGCTGCGGGCCGAGGTCGGCATGGTGTTCCAGTCGTTCAACCTGTTCGCGCACAAGACCATCGTCGAGAACGTGATGCTCGCGCCGGTGAAGGTCCGCCGGATCAGGCCGAACGAGGCGCGCAAGACGGCGATGGAGCTGCTCGACCGGGTGGGCATCGCGAACCAGGCGCAGAAGTACCCCGCGCAGCTGTCCGGGGGTCAGCAGCAGCGGGCGGCGATCGCGCGCGCCCTGGCGATGAAGCCGAAGGTGATGCTGTTCGACGAGCCGACCTCGGCACTGGACCCGGAGATGGTCCAGGAGGTGCTGGACACCATGACCGGGCTGGCCCGCGAGGGCATGACCATGCTCGTGGTGACCCACGAGATGGGCTTCGCCCGCCGCGCCGCGAACCGGGTGGTGTTCATGGCCGACGGCGAGATCGTCGAGGACACCACGCCGGACGAGTTCTTCACCAAGCCGAGGTCGGACCGCGCCAAGGACTTCCTCGGCAAGATCCTGACGCACTAG
- a CDS encoding MFS transporter, with protein sequence MTESAVLPATRPMWPRAAWLITAAGWGANQFSPMLGAYRRELGLSAATVTGLFAIYVLGLVPGLLLGGPGADRYGRRAVVLGAVALSVLATGALLLGEVGVPWLGVGRFASGFAMGAVLAAGSAWVKELSHPPHDDAPEGTGARRASLFLSAGFGLGGLVAALIAQWAPLDVAYLPHLVLSTVALVAAVRVPETAPRVVPGKRVTGIRDPRFRRMVVPVAPWVFAAPATGFAVLPSVVERRLGGAETVFAGVAIAVVLGAGLLIQPVGRRLAARAVLLPALIGLAAIGFGMLLGTAAAVTGGPAFALLADAVLGCGYGLCVTFGLTEIARIAPPEGLARLSAVWWALTYIGFCAPYVFALLTKVTTPPVILGAAAVLAFLTGAGVALRHRTASS encoded by the coding sequence ATGACGGAGAGTGCCGTGCTGCCCGCGACCCGGCCGATGTGGCCGCGGGCGGCCTGGTTGATCACGGCGGCGGGGTGGGGGGCGAACCAGTTCTCGCCGATGCTGGGTGCCTACCGCCGCGAGCTGGGCCTGTCCGCGGCGACGGTGACGGGGCTCTTCGCGATCTACGTCCTCGGCCTGGTGCCCGGCCTGCTGCTCGGCGGGCCGGGCGCCGACCGCTACGGGCGGCGGGCGGTCGTGCTCGGCGCGGTGGCGCTGTCGGTGCTGGCGACGGGCGCGCTGCTGCTCGGCGAAGTGGGTGTGCCGTGGCTGGGGGTGGGGCGGTTCGCGTCCGGGTTCGCGATGGGTGCGGTGCTCGCGGCGGGCAGTGCGTGGGTGAAGGAGCTGTCCCATCCGCCCCACGACGACGCCCCGGAGGGCACCGGCGCGCGGCGGGCGAGCCTGTTCCTGTCCGCCGGGTTCGGCCTCGGCGGCCTGGTCGCGGCACTGATCGCGCAGTGGGCGCCGCTGGATGTGGCCTACCTGCCGCACCTCGTGCTGTCCACGGTCGCGCTGGTCGCCGCGGTGCGGGTGCCAGAAACCGCACCGCGGGTGGTGCCGGGCAAGCGGGTGACCGGGATCCGCGACCCGCGGTTCCGGCGGATGGTCGTGCCGGTGGCGCCGTGGGTGTTCGCCGCACCCGCGACCGGGTTCGCCGTGTTGCCGTCGGTCGTGGAGAGGCGTCTCGGCGGGGCGGAGACCGTGTTCGCCGGGGTGGCGATCGCCGTCGTGCTCGGTGCCGGGCTGCTGATCCAGCCGGTCGGCCGGCGGCTCGCGGCGCGCGCGGTGCTGCTGCCCGCGCTGATCGGCCTGGCGGCGATCGGGTTCGGCATGCTGCTCGGCACCGCGGCCGCGGTCACGGGCGGGCCTGCGTTCGCGTTGCTCGCCGACGCGGTGCTCGGGTGCGGATACGGCTTGTGCGTGACCTTCGGGCTGACCGAGATCGCCCGGATCGCCCCGCCGGAGGGCCTCGCGCGGCTGTCGGCGGTGTGGTGGGCGCTGACCTACATCGGGTTCTGCGCGCCGTACGTGTTCGCGCTGCTGACGAAGGTGACGACACCGCCGGTCATCCTCGGCGCGGCGGCGGTGCTGGCGTTCCTGACCGGCGCCGGCGTGGCGCTACGGCACCGGACCGCATCGTCCTGA
- the miaB gene encoding tRNA (N6-isopentenyl adenosine(37)-C2)-methylthiotransferase MiaB — protein sequence MTGGKTFQIRTFGCQMNVHDSERLAGQLEEAGYVPAGAGDVPDLVVFNTCAVRENADNKLYGTLGHLRPAKDANPGMQIAVGGCLAQKDRSEIVQRAPWVDVVFGTHNIGALPVLLERARHNAEAQVEILESLETFPSTLPARRESAHSGWVSISVGCNNTCTFCIVPALRGKERDRRPGEILAEVEALVAEGVLEVTLLGQNVNSYGVEFGERDAFSRLLRACGQIDGLERVRFTSPHPAAFTDDVIDAMAQTPNVCPQLHMPLQSGSDRILREMRRSYRSSRFLSILDKVRDRIPDAAITTDIIVGFPGETEADFQATLDVVRQARFSSAFTFQYSKRPGTPAAEMPDQLPKQVVQERYDRLVELVNEIAWEENRKLVGRKVELLVAEGEGRKDTETRRMSGRARDGRLVHFTPTGDAVAGSVRPGDVVETVITYGAPHHLVADGDVLTHRRTRAGDNVEAGRRPKTGGVSLGLPAFGRPAPQPVTTGGCGL from the coding sequence ATGACCGGTGGCAAGACGTTCCAGATCCGCACGTTCGGCTGCCAGATGAACGTGCACGACTCCGAGCGCCTCGCGGGGCAGCTGGAGGAGGCGGGCTACGTTCCGGCAGGCGCCGGTGACGTGCCCGACCTCGTCGTGTTCAACACGTGCGCGGTGCGGGAGAACGCGGACAACAAGCTCTACGGCACCCTCGGGCACCTGCGCCCGGCCAAGGACGCCAACCCGGGCATGCAGATCGCCGTCGGCGGCTGCCTGGCCCAGAAGGACCGCAGCGAGATCGTCCAGCGCGCCCCCTGGGTGGACGTCGTGTTCGGCACCCACAACATCGGCGCGCTGCCGGTGCTGCTGGAACGTGCCCGGCACAACGCCGAAGCCCAGGTGGAGATCCTCGAGTCGCTGGAGACGTTCCCCTCGACGCTGCCCGCCCGCCGGGAGTCGGCCCACTCCGGGTGGGTCTCCATCTCGGTCGGCTGCAACAACACGTGCACGTTCTGCATCGTGCCCGCGCTGCGCGGCAAGGAACGCGACCGGCGGCCGGGCGAGATCCTCGCCGAGGTCGAGGCGCTCGTCGCCGAGGGCGTGCTGGAGGTGACGCTGCTCGGGCAGAACGTCAACTCCTACGGCGTGGAGTTCGGCGAGCGGGACGCGTTCTCCCGGCTGCTGCGCGCCTGCGGCCAGATCGACGGGCTGGAGCGGGTGCGGTTCACCTCGCCGCACCCGGCGGCCTTCACCGACGACGTCATCGACGCGATGGCGCAGACGCCGAACGTCTGCCCGCAGCTGCACATGCCGCTGCAGTCGGGTTCGGACCGGATCCTGCGGGAGATGCGCCGGTCCTACCGGTCCAGCCGGTTCCTGTCCATTCTGGACAAGGTGCGGGACCGCATCCCGGACGCGGCGATCACCACCGACATCATCGTCGGGTTCCCCGGCGAGACCGAAGCGGACTTCCAGGCCACCCTCGACGTGGTGCGCCAGGCGCGGTTCTCCAGCGCGTTCACCTTCCAGTACTCCAAGCGGCCCGGCACCCCGGCCGCGGAGATGCCGGACCAGCTGCCCAAGCAGGTCGTGCAGGAGCGTTACGACCGGCTGGTCGAGCTGGTCAACGAGATCGCCTGGGAAGAGAACCGCAAGCTCGTCGGCCGCAAGGTCGAGCTCCTGGTCGCCGAGGGCGAAGGCCGCAAGGACACCGAGACCCGGCGGATGAGCGGCCGTGCCCGGGACGGGCGGCTGGTGCACTTCACGCCCACCGGTGATGCGGTCGCGGGATCGGTGCGGCCGGGCGACGTCGTCGAGACGGTGATCACCTACGGCGCGCCGCACCACCTCGTCGCCGACGGCGACGTGCTCACGCACCGGCGCACCCGCGCCGGGGACAACGTGGAGGCGGGCCGCCGGCCCAAGACCGGCGGGGTGAGCCTCGGCCTGCCCGCGTTCGGCCGCCCGGCGCCGCAGCCGGTGACGACGGGCGGGTGCGGCCTGTGA
- a CDS encoding DUF349 domain-containing protein → MSDENTGTPAPHQVPHGHTPATAHGVPVPPAEPHPARWGRVDDEGNVYVRTADGERAVGVWQAGSPEEGLLHYARRFDDLRTEVELLGTRLSSGAGDPKHALATATQLRDSLPTAAVVGDLGALSARIDQIVAHAETALAAAKQEREEARAAAVGRKQALAEEAEQIAAESVQWKAAGDRLRAILDEWKTIKGVDRKTDDELWKRFSKAREAFNRRRGSHFAELDKQRAAAKARKEELIAEAEALADSTDWGPTAARYKELMAEWKAAGRAPKEADDALWQRFRGAQDAFFSRRSAIFSERDAEFAANATRKEELLAEAEKIDPGVNLDAAKAQLRRIQEQWDEIGKVPRERIRELDGRLKAVQDRVREVEDSQWRRSDPEAQARAAQFRERVEQFEAQAAKARAAGDERRAKKAEEQAAQWREWMRAAEQAVADR, encoded by the coding sequence ATGTCCGACGAGAACACCGGCACCCCGGCGCCCCACCAGGTGCCCCACGGTCACACGCCCGCCACCGCTCACGGCGTGCCGGTCCCGCCGGCCGAGCCGCACCCCGCGCGGTGGGGGCGGGTGGACGACGAGGGCAACGTCTACGTGCGGACCGCGGACGGGGAACGCGCCGTCGGGGTGTGGCAGGCCGGTTCGCCGGAGGAAGGGCTGCTGCACTACGCGCGCCGCTTCGACGACCTGCGGACCGAGGTGGAACTGCTCGGCACGCGCCTGTCGTCCGGTGCCGGCGATCCCAAGCACGCGCTCGCCACCGCCACCCAGCTGCGGGACAGCCTGCCGACCGCCGCGGTCGTCGGTGACCTCGGGGCGCTGTCGGCGCGGATCGACCAGATCGTGGCGCACGCCGAGACCGCGCTCGCCGCCGCGAAGCAGGAGCGCGAGGAGGCCAGGGCGGCCGCGGTGGGGCGCAAGCAGGCGCTCGCCGAGGAGGCCGAGCAAATCGCCGCCGAATCGGTGCAGTGGAAGGCCGCGGGTGACCGGCTGCGCGCGATCCTGGACGAGTGGAAGACGATCAAGGGCGTCGACCGCAAGACCGACGACGAGCTGTGGAAGCGCTTCTCCAAGGCACGCGAGGCGTTCAACCGGCGCCGCGGCTCGCACTTCGCCGAACTGGACAAGCAGCGGGCGGCAGCCAAGGCCCGCAAGGAAGAGCTGATCGCCGAGGCCGAGGCGCTGGCCGACTCGACCGACTGGGGCCCGACCGCCGCCCGGTACAAGGAGCTCATGGCGGAGTGGAAGGCCGCGGGCCGGGCGCCCAAGGAGGCCGACGACGCCTTGTGGCAGCGCTTCCGCGGCGCGCAGGACGCGTTCTTCTCCCGCCGGTCGGCGATCTTCTCCGAGCGTGACGCCGAGTTCGCCGCGAACGCCACGCGCAAGGAGGAACTGCTCGCCGAGGCCGAGAAGATCGACCCGGGGGTGAACCTGGACGCGGCGAAGGCGCAGCTGCGGCGCATCCAGGAGCAGTGGGACGAGATCGGCAAGGTGCCGCGGGAACGGATCCGCGAGCTGGACGGCCGGCTGAAGGCCGTGCAGGACCGCGTCCGCGAGGTCGAGGACAGCCAGTGGCGCCGCAGCGACCCGGAAGCGCAGGCGCGCGCCGCGCAGTTCCGCGAGCGGGTCGAGCAGTTCGAGGCGCAGGCGGCCAAGGCCCGCGCCGCCGGGGACGAGCGTCGCGCGAAGAAGGCCGAGGAGCAGGCGGCGCAATGGCGCGAATGGATGCGCGCGGCCGAGCAGGCGGTCGCGGACCGCTGA
- a CDS encoding LysR family transcriptional regulator: protein MDLRRLSSFLAVAEEGHFGRAAARLFLSPAAVTAHIQQLERELGVALFDRSPVRLTPAGHRFLGHARGLVDATNAAVEDIAGLATDADVLRVGVMGHGSAELTPAAISAFRHLRPHVQLTLEALTFTEHTSALLEHRVDVAFVRPAVTDERIAVDVLTTEARIVVIPARSELAAAGELRLADVLDLPFVALPRHTPRPFTDYLYFTPARGGEAPRPGPDHAVTPQEVLMSVAAGRGAGSALSSFARFYRWPGTVCVPVVDAPWDHSVLATRAGDRNPDVALFRRLARSLAPRFASGAGPGGAHPLGGQQDHRDQGDDHADPGPAAGGAVGHR, encoded by the coding sequence GTGGATCTGCGCCGCCTCTCGTCCTTCCTGGCGGTGGCCGAGGAAGGGCACTTCGGCCGGGCCGCGGCACGCCTGTTCCTGTCCCCGGCCGCGGTGACCGCCCACATCCAGCAGCTCGAACGCGAGCTCGGGGTCGCCCTGTTCGACCGGTCGCCGGTGCGGCTCACGCCCGCCGGGCACCGCTTCCTCGGTCACGCCCGCGGCCTGGTCGACGCCACCAACGCTGCGGTCGAGGACATCGCCGGCCTCGCCACGGACGCCGACGTGCTGCGCGTCGGCGTCATGGGGCACGGCTCGGCCGAGCTGACCCCGGCCGCCATCTCCGCCTTCCGGCACCTGCGCCCGCACGTGCAGCTGACCCTGGAGGCGCTCACCTTCACCGAGCACACCAGCGCACTGCTGGAGCACCGCGTCGATGTGGCGTTCGTACGCCCCGCGGTGACCGACGAGCGGATCGCCGTCGACGTGCTCACCACCGAGGCCCGCATCGTCGTCATCCCGGCGCGCTCCGAGCTCGCCGCGGCCGGCGAACTGCGCCTCGCCGACGTCCTGGACCTGCCGTTCGTCGCGCTGCCGCGGCACACCCCGCGGCCGTTCACCGACTACCTGTACTTCACGCCCGCCCGCGGCGGGGAGGCCCCGCGGCCGGGGCCGGACCACGCGGTCACCCCGCAGGAAGTCCTGATGAGCGTGGCCGCGGGCCGCGGTGCGGGCTCCGCGCTCAGCTCGTTCGCGCGCTTCTACCGCTGGCCCGGGACGGTGTGCGTGCCCGTGGTGGACGCGCCGTGGGACCACAGCGTGCTCGCCACCCGGGCCGGTGACCGGAACCCGGACGTGGCGCTGTTCCGCCGGCTCGCGCGGTCCCTGGCGCCGCGGTTCGCCTCAGGTGCGGGACCAGGCGGTGCGCATCCACTGGGCGGCCAGCAGGATCATCGCGATCAGGGCGATGATCATGCCGATCCCGGGCCCGCGGCCGGTGGCGCCGTTGGCCACCGATGA
- a CDS encoding glutamate ABC transporter substrate-binding protein has translation MKIRTLAAGLLVGALTLTACGKEGTPSGSGTGDTGSNAAALPTYTVAQNVDVAGSPTFARIKGAGKLTIGVKDDQPGMGLKDPTTGKFQGFDIEIAKMVAAGLGFDESKINFTTVDSAAREAAISNGNVDYYVGTYTITDKRKQQVSFAGPYFMAGQDLLVRKDDSSITGPETLKGKKVCSITGSTPIQRVRDQQLTEPGNIVEFQKYSQCVDKLLTKEVDALTTDDAILKGYASQDPDNLKVVGKTFSQEPYGIGLNRDDAALRGKVNDLLQAAIDNGTWQKIYDATLGKSGSPSQPPAIQRY, from the coding sequence ATGAAGATCCGCACCCTGGCAGCGGGGCTGCTCGTCGGCGCCCTGACGCTGACCGCCTGCGGCAAGGAGGGCACCCCCTCCGGCTCCGGCACCGGCGACACCGGCTCGAACGCCGCCGCGCTGCCGACCTACACCGTCGCGCAGAACGTCGACGTGGCCGGTTCGCCGACCTTCGCCCGGATCAAGGGCGCCGGCAAGCTGACCATCGGCGTGAAGGACGACCAGCCGGGGATGGGCCTGAAGGACCCCACGACGGGCAAGTTCCAGGGTTTCGACATCGAGATCGCGAAGATGGTCGCCGCCGGTCTCGGCTTCGACGAGAGCAAGATCAACTTCACCACGGTCGACTCGGCCGCCCGTGAGGCCGCGATCAGCAACGGCAACGTTGACTACTACGTCGGCACCTACACCATCACCGACAAGCGCAAGCAGCAGGTCTCCTTCGCCGGCCCGTACTTCATGGCCGGCCAGGACCTCCTGGTGCGCAAGGACGACAGCTCGATCACCGGTCCGGAGACCCTGAAGGGCAAGAAGGTCTGCTCGATCACCGGGTCCACCCCGATCCAGCGCGTGCGTGACCAGCAGCTCACCGAGCCCGGCAACATCGTCGAGTTCCAGAAGTACTCGCAGTGCGTGGACAAGCTGCTGACCAAGGAGGTCGACGCCCTCACCACCGACGACGCGATCCTCAAGGGCTACGCCTCGCAGGACCCGGACAACCTCAAGGTCGTCGGCAAGACGTTCTCGCAGGAGCCCTACGGCATCGGCCTGAACCGCGACGACGCCGCCCTGCGCGGCAAGGTGAACGACCTGCTCCAGGCCGCCATCGACAACGGCACGTGGCAGAAGATCTACGACGCCACCCTGGGCAAGTCGGGTTCGCCTTCTCAGCCGCCGGCGATCCAGCGTTACTGA
- a CDS encoding class III extradiol dioxygenase subunit B-like domain-containing protein, which translates to MIVQAVVVPQPPLLVPALSPGASADLESLRAACRAAVRRLAAVTREWIAVGAGLHERVVEPGVSGSFRGYGVDVAVALSAGPVSPAELPLPALVAGWLREQAAADSVRVHLVDGDPAECERLGKQLAHGERTGLLVLGDGSNRHGPKSPGSEDERAPGFDDTVARALATGDTAALRALDPDLAAELGAGGRAPWQVLAGTGDDWRAELLYSAAPFGVGYHVAVWERG; encoded by the coding sequence GTGATCGTGCAAGCCGTGGTGGTACCGCAGCCCCCGCTGCTCGTGCCCGCTCTGTCACCGGGTGCGAGCGCCGACCTGGAGTCCCTGCGTGCGGCGTGCCGCGCCGCGGTGCGGCGGCTCGCCGCCGTCACCCGGGAGTGGATCGCGGTCGGCGCCGGGCTTCACGAACGGGTGGTCGAGCCGGGCGTCTCCGGCTCGTTCCGGGGCTACGGGGTGGACGTTGCGGTCGCGTTGTCCGCCGGTCCCGTCAGCCCGGCCGAGCTTCCGCTGCCTGCCCTCGTCGCGGGCTGGCTGCGTGAGCAGGCGGCGGCGGACTCCGTCCGGGTGCACCTGGTGGACGGTGACCCGGCCGAGTGCGAACGCCTCGGCAAGCAGCTGGCCCACGGTGAGCGGACCGGCCTGCTGGTCCTCGGTGACGGCTCGAACCGGCACGGCCCGAAATCCCCCGGCAGCGAGGACGAGCGCGCCCCCGGCTTCGACGACACCGTCGCCCGCGCCCTGGCCACCGGGGACACGGCCGCGCTGCGGGCGCTCGACCCGGACCTGGCGGCGGAGCTGGGCGCCGGCGGCCGGGCACCGTGGCAGGTCCTGGCCGGCACCGGCGACGACTGGCGCGCCGAGCTGCTCTACTCCGCGGCGCCGTTCGGTGTCGGTTACCACGTCGCGGTGTGGGAGCGCGGGTGA
- the dapF gene encoding diaminopimelate epimerase, producing MAIEFLKGHGTQNDFVVLPDPDGRLDLTAGRVAALCDRQRGLGADGVLRVVRRDAVDAPAAAGSAGEWFMDYRNADGSIAEMCGNGTRVFARYLVETGLVSGREFVIGTRAGDRPVVVHPDLSVTVQMGPASITGASVAIVDGHDFSGVAVDVGNPHLVSIVDDDIDELDLTRAPRYDSDFFPDGVNLEFVNPLGEQRLKMRVYERGVGETRACGTGTVAAVAAALHLAGTDTGKSTVDVPGGRVEVTVERGASTLTGPAEFVARGELDPAWWEQAG from the coding sequence GTGGCAATCGAGTTCCTCAAGGGGCATGGCACCCAGAACGACTTCGTGGTGCTCCCGGACCCCGACGGGCGGCTGGACCTGACAGCCGGGCGGGTCGCCGCGTTGTGCGACCGGCAGCGCGGGCTCGGTGCCGACGGCGTCCTGCGGGTGGTTCGCCGGGACGCGGTGGACGCCCCGGCCGCGGCCGGCTCGGCGGGGGAGTGGTTCATGGACTACCGCAATGCGGACGGGTCCATCGCCGAGATGTGCGGCAACGGGACGCGCGTCTTCGCGCGCTACCTCGTCGAGACGGGGCTGGTGTCCGGGCGGGAGTTCGTGATCGGCACGCGGGCCGGCGACCGGCCGGTGGTGGTGCATCCCGATCTGTCGGTGACCGTGCAGATGGGCCCGGCCTCGATCACCGGTGCGTCGGTCGCCATCGTGGACGGGCACGACTTCTCCGGCGTCGCGGTGGACGTGGGCAACCCGCACCTCGTGTCCATTGTGGATGACGACATCGACGAGCTGGACCTGACCCGTGCGCCGCGCTACGACAGCGATTTCTTCCCGGACGGGGTCAACCTCGAGTTCGTCAACCCGCTCGGCGAGCAGCGCCTGAAGATGCGCGTCTACGAGCGCGGCGTGGGCGAGACGCGGGCGTGCGGCACCGGCACGGTGGCGGCCGTCGCGGCCGCGCTGCACCTGGCCGGCACCGACACCGGGAAGTCCACTGTGGACGTGCCTGGTGGCCGGGTCGAGGTCACCGTGGAGCGGGGGGCGTCGACGCTGACCGGGCCGGCGGAGTTCGTGGCCCGGGGTGAGCTGGATCCGGCGTGGTGGGAGCAGGCGGGCTGA